The Bacteroidia bacterium genomic interval CTCCGACTGATCGTTCGCCGACGATGGTATTTTCAGTGGCACGTGTATAGCGACAATGTAGGGTAGGGGCAATGACGAGGTATTGATTGTCGGCCACTTCTTTGTCTTCGATATTATTGCGGACGTGATTGAAAAGGGCCAGATTGGGGCTGATAGAAACGTCATACCAGGAGGCGAACCAAAAACTGGGAACGCCAAACCCCATATCGTCATGGTACAAACCGCCTTCGTACCAGCCTTTGTCATTGGGTTTGCGGAGGATCATTTTGTCGTAAACCTCGGCTTTGCCGTTAACGTTTTTGATGATTTCAGTAACGGGCAGGTGCTCCAAGGCTATGGACATATCCACTGGCGGATTTTCGGGAGCCAGATCATAATATCGCGAAATGCGAATCAGGTCTTCCTGAGAAGCCCCAGCGGGAATGCGCGGTTTGAATTTGTCATGTTCTACCCCATAAAGCCAGGAAGTAAAGAGCATCTGTTGAGCGCCTCCTCTATACCAATTGCCTTGTTCGAAGTATTTACCTACTCTTCCCACACCGGCTCCATATCCTTGTGGAACCATGGCTGCATGTGCGGGGTGATCCAAAGCTGCAACCGCCATTTGCCATTCGGCTGTAGAGGAACAACCTAGTGTACCGATTTTCCCATTAGACCAGGATTGTTCTTTCATCCAACTAAAAGCATCGTATCCATCTGTCAGCGGAACTCCCAGTATGTCCCATTCTCCTTCAGAAAAATAGCGCCCTCTTTCATTCTGAACCACATAGGCATAACCTCTCTTTACCGCTTCATACGCTCTTTGAGCTGTACGTGTAGTTTTCTTCCCATCTCTCCATGTATTGAAATTGTAAGGCGTACGGGAGAAAATAATAGGCACGGCTTGATCTGTCTTGGGACGATAAATATCTGTAGCGAGCCTTTTACCATCGCGCATGGGCATCATGACTTTCTGGTCGATGATGGCGATCTCTTCCAGCTTTTCCCAAATGTCGGATTGAGCCATTGATTGGGTAAAGCTGCTAATCAATATGCAGATAAGGACTGCGTAGTAGTGAATAGTTTTTTTCATAAGCGTGTTGATATTTCTAATCTCTATAAAGATACTAAATGGATTTTCTTGTTCTTTTTTGGCAGCAATTCCTTCGATTCCTCAGGACAGGAGTCAGCAAAAACTGCCAAGCTTTTAAAGCAGCCCCTTTGTCCAGCCCCGACCACCAAAACTTACAGGCCAGTGTGCTAAGGTATATTCGTATGGTTTATTTGTATTATTAGATCTACTCAACCAAAAATACCTGCACTTGCGCTTGATACTTGCTCTTGTACTTTTCTTCCTCTCCTTTACCTCACCAACTTCTCGATCTCCGGCGGCAGTTTGCGATCTCCCCACTCGAAGCAAACCTCATGTACATTGCTTGCCCTGCCGGTAGCTGCAGTCATTCCCCAATACACATAAGATTTCCCCTGAAAGACATCCTGAATCAGATCAATATTCTTGCTGATGATTTCTTTGCTGTCGAGCTTAACAGAAAGCCATTTGGCAACTGGATCCCAGGAAACGCCAAAGCTATGTCGTTTACAATCTTCAATATTCTTGATTTTGTAGGGTTGAGTAATCTGGTAATAATGGCCTACCCGTCCGTGAAACATCAGGGCCAGATGATCCTCTGCTGGATCGTACAAATGATTGTTTTGCCAGGTATCTATTTCGATGCCCATAGAGGGAACCAAACCGGCAAATCCCTGTCCTTCTCCTACGTACCCGGTTTGAGATCGACGAGGAGTCATGACGAAGACCATTCCATCTGCTCCTTCTCCATCATTGCAGCCTGCTTTTATCATTAGTTTAAAACTGAAAGGCTTTCGCAAATTGACAGCATGTTTGTACCAGATAGAGCCCGTAGAATAAGGTTCATCTTCGGTTAGTCTCAGACAATTTTCCAGGGTACGATAGGTTTGTCCTTGCGGAATAAAGTCCTGAATTCGCGGACGCCAGTCCGGACTTCCCAGACTAAGCAAAAAGAGGAGTAGGAGAGAAGCAGGAGTAGAAAGGGTCATGACAGCCAGGATTTAGGATTGAGCTTTCTTAAGATACAAAATATCCCAGAGGATTGTTTGTTTATTCTGCTGGATAAAGAGAATGAGAAAAATCAGTTCATAGAAAGAAAATAAACCCCAAATCCTGTGTATTTTTAAGGATAGACATGAGCTACGGAGCTACCCTTTTTCCCAAGATTCTACCCTTTAGCAGGACATCCCTGTTGAAAGGCCTGAACTGTATGATTCTTTTTTCTCTGGCTATGCTTGCCTTTTCTTGCATGGAAGAGGAAGGAAGGAGAAAAAATCGCCCTTCCAAAGCCGAAAGGCATAGACAACTCAGAGATTCCCTGGCTCATTTCTCTGCCTTACCCCAAAAGGTGAAACATCCTGCTGACAATCCATCTTCTCCTGAGAAGATCAAGCTGGGCAGAATTCTCTTTTTTGATCCCATTTTATCCGGTAATAAGGATGTGGCTTGTGCTACTTGCCATCACCCCTCCAATGCCTTTGCGGAAAGTCTGGACATCTCCGTGGGAGTAAATGGGCAGGGCTTTGGGCATAAAAGAAATTTCCAGCAACCCAATGATATTCCCTTTACCAAAAGAAATTCTCAGACGGTATTAAATACAGCTTTCAACGGCATCAATTTCCGAAACCGATATGATCCTGCTCTGGCGCCTATGTTCTGGGATGTTCGGGCAGAAAGTTTAGAAAAACAAGCCCTGGAGCCCATAAAATCCCTGGAAGAAATGAGAGGAAGGGCTTATTCGGAAGATGCGATCCTGGAGGAAGTCATCCATCGACTCAAAGAAATAGAAGAATATCAGGAGCTTTTTTCGGCTGCTTTTGGAAGGAAACATGCGATCACTCAGGAAAACCTCGGCAAGGCTATTGCTTGTTATGAACGTACTTTATTGACCAACAATTCTCGTTTTGACCGATATATGCGAGGAGAAGAATCAGCCATTTCCCTTTCGGAGAAAGAGGGCTTTGATCAATTCATTCAATCAGGTTGTGGGAGTTGTCATAATGGGCCGATGTTCTCGGATTTTCAGGAGCATATTCTGGGGGTGCCCGACAATCCAAAATTGGGCTATAGCGATAGCGGGATTGATAGCACTTACGCCTTTCGAACTCCCAGTCTTCGCAATTTGAGATTCACCTTCCCCTACATGCATAATGGTAGCCTCAAATCCCTCGAAAGAGTCCTGGAATTTTATGAAGACATAGCGGGAGGTAAGGAAAGGAATCCCCTTGTCAGCAAAGCCATGATTGATCCTCTGGCCCGTGAGATTGATTTACGAGTAAAAGAAATGGGCCCCATCATTTCATTCCTCAATACCCTCAATGATGAGAGCTTTGATAAGACAGTTCCGGAAAGGGTTCCTAGTGGATTGTCTGTTGGGGGTAATATTCATTAAGAGTTTCTTCTTCTTTTCCTTAGATGAAAAGAAGCAAAAATCAAGCTGCTGCAAAGCCTCGCGCAGTCCGGCCCCCGCACCCGATGCAGCAGCGGAGCCCCGGCGCGCAGAGGGACGATGTGTTAGGGTATTAGGGTGTTAGTGTATTGGCGTTGAGATTTTATGAATTAATCTTTGATTGATTCCAATTGCTGTAGCCGCAGATTGCTATCTGCGGCAATGAAATCCCGTATCCGCCCATCCCACCACCCAGGCGTGCAGGCTCGGCAGCGCCAATCGGGAAAAGGGGCGGCTGAGGGTGGCTGGTTCTTGGCGCTGCGATTTTTGACTCCATCTTTTTCTAAAAAAGATGGAAATACACCCTAAAAACCCCCTCATCAAAAAACTAAAAAACAGCTAATTGCTAAATAAGCTCCTTATTTCGTAGCTTTTAAAAACAGAGAAAGCTCAAAATGGAACTACCTACTACGCAATCCAATCGTTTGTTGTCCCTGGATTTCTTTCGGGGAATGACCATGTTTTTACTTATTGGCGAATTTACAGGCATATTCGAAGCGCTGGTCGATCCTGTTTTTGAAGGGGGAATCATTCATGCTTTTGCCATGCAATTTCATCACCATCCCTGGAACGGCTTACGATTCTGGGACCTGATTCAGCCTTTTTTCATGTTTATCGTAGGCGTAGCCATTCCTTTTTCGGTGAGAAATCGGGAAAAGAAAGGGGAAGATAATTCGAGCTTAACGAAGCATGCCTTCAAACGAGCTTTATTACTCTTATTGCTCGGTTGGGCCTTGTACTGCATTGGTCCGGGAAGGATCACCTTTCGCTTTCAAAATGTCCTCGCTCAATTATCAGTTACCTATTTGGTCGCCTTTTTATTGAGGAATAAAAGCTGGCAAATCCAGCTGGGCATCAGTTTAGGTATACTACTATTAACGGAGATTATTTACCGGACTTTTGGGGTAGCGGGTTTTGATCAGGCCTATACGCCGGATCAGAATTTTGGTGCATATGTGGA includes:
- a CDS encoding cytochrome-c peroxidase; this encodes MILFSLAMLAFSCMEEEGRRKNRPSKAERHRQLRDSLAHFSALPQKVKHPADNPSSPEKIKLGRILFFDPILSGNKDVACATCHHPSNAFAESLDISVGVNGQGFGHKRNFQQPNDIPFTKRNSQTVLNTAFNGINFRNRYDPALAPMFWDVRAESLEKQALEPIKSLEEMRGRAYSEDAILEEVIHRLKEIEEYQELFSAAFGRKHAITQENLGKAIACYERTLLTNNSRFDRYMRGEESAISLSEKEGFDQFIQSGCGSCHNGPMFSDFQEHILGVPDNPKLGYSDSGIDSTYAFRTPSLRNLRFTFPYMHNGSLKSLERVLEFYEDIAGGKERNPLVSKAMIDPLAREIDLRVKEMGPIISFLNTLNDESFDKTVPERVPSGLSVGGNIH
- a CDS encoding DUF5009 domain-containing protein encodes the protein MELPTTQSNRLLSLDFFRGMTMFLLIGEFTGIFEALVDPVFEGGIIHAFAMQFHHHPWNGLRFWDLIQPFFMFIVGVAIPFSVRNREKKGEDNSSLTKHAFKRALLLLLLGWALYCIGPGRITFRFQNVLAQLSVTYLVAFLLRNKSWQIQLGISLGILLLTEIIYRTFGVAGFDQAYTPDQNFGAYVDLLISGELSGGHWVSFNAIPTTAHSIWGVLVGMLLMSDKSSKEKLKVLLIAGFAGVVLGYALDPIIPIIKRISTSSFVIVSGGWSVLAMALCYWLIDVKGVKKWVPPFAIVGMNPLFIYLFAHVGGAALIKSMVKPFTYAFSGIITEIGAEILTTSIVWYLLWYICYWLYKKEIFIRI
- a CDS encoding CocE/NonD family hydrolase, yielding MKKTIHYYAVLICILISSFTQSMAQSDIWEKLEEIAIIDQKVMMPMRDGKRLATDIYRPKTDQAVPIIFSRTPYNFNTWRDGKKTTRTAQRAYEAVKRGYAYVVQNERGRYFSEGEWDILGVPLTDGYDAFSWMKEQSWSNGKIGTLGCSSTAEWQMAVAALDHPAHAAMVPQGYGAGVGRVGKYFEQGNWYRGGAQQMLFTSWLYGVEHDKFKPRIPAGASQEDLIRISRYYDLAPENPPVDMSIALEHLPVTEIIKNVNGKAEVYDKMILRKPNDKGWYEGGLYHDDMGFGVPSFWFASWYDVSISPNLALFNHVRNNIEDKEVADNQYLVIAPTLHCRYTRATENTIVGERSVGDARLNYDEQIYAWFDMWLKGEENGFKEKTPRVQYYTMGINKWNQAEQWPPATAEMTSFYLSSGGSANSLYGDGKLSTDKPSKKSPEDAFTYDPMNPVKSYGGNVCCTGNAIQGGSFDQQKMEVRNDILVYTSEPLEEGIEVSGFIETSLFVGSDARDTDFTIKILDVYPDGKAYNLDETIQRARFREGYDKEVFMEEGEVYKLEMTPMSTSNYFEKGHRIRIEISSSNFPRFTRNLNTGGNNFDEKDAVVARNKIFHSAAHPSSIRLPIVQKQIER
- a CDS encoding L-type lectin-domain containing protein; amino-acid sequence: MTLSTPASLLLLFLLSLGSPDWRPRIQDFIPQGQTYRTLENCLRLTEDEPYSTGSIWYKHAVNLRKPFSFKLMIKAGCNDGEGADGMVFVMTPRRSQTGYVGEGQGFAGLVPSMGIEIDTWQNNHLYDPAEDHLALMFHGRVGHYYQITQPYKIKNIEDCKRHSFGVSWDPVAKWLSVKLDSKEIISKNIDLIQDVFQGKSYVYWGMTAATGRASNVHEVCFEWGDRKLPPEIEKLVR